Proteins encoded in a region of the Mycobacteriales bacterium genome:
- a CDS encoding PfkB family carbohydrate kinase → MSNRNQFRSDAGDGRPSTPAGEPPLAGPLSDPCAERYEASARLHSSQADAPVLDVFLSGTVFIDMIFTGLPGLPAPGTELFTGGLGSAPGGVANLAVAMSRLGLRVGLAAAFGDDMFGAYLWRTIAEQEGVDLGPSRRLPRWPTPVTVSLSYDADRSMITYGEPLPFPPDKLVTAVPESKTCFVDLDHGPPEWAAELRAAGTTVFADVGWDATGVWSPATLDSLAMVDVFLPNAVEAMAYTRTDSPERALAALAERVPVCVVKAGDRGAIAIDNVTGEEASAPALPVDALDPTGAGDVFAAGFVFGSLAGWPLDERLKFANLCAGLSVRHYSGSLGSPCWGEIAAWGENPDISADVLAQYGFLVPYIPDAAIDDRVRANPTVGLGTHVPDGE, encoded by the coding sequence ATGAGCAACAGGAACCAGTTCCGGTCCGACGCCGGCGACGGGCGCCCGTCCACGCCGGCCGGCGAGCCGCCGCTGGCCGGGCCGCTCTCCGATCCGTGCGCCGAGCGCTACGAGGCCAGTGCGCGGCTGCACAGCAGTCAGGCCGACGCACCGGTTCTCGACGTCTTCCTGTCGGGCACGGTCTTCATCGACATGATCTTCACCGGGCTGCCGGGGCTTCCGGCGCCGGGCACGGAGCTGTTCACCGGCGGCCTCGGGTCGGCGCCGGGCGGGGTCGCCAACCTCGCGGTGGCGATGAGCCGGCTGGGTCTGCGGGTCGGCCTGGCCGCGGCGTTCGGCGACGACATGTTCGGCGCCTACCTCTGGCGCACGATCGCCGAACAGGAAGGCGTCGACCTCGGTCCGTCCCGACGGCTGCCGCGCTGGCCGACGCCGGTGACGGTGTCGCTGTCCTACGACGCCGATCGGAGCATGATCACCTACGGCGAGCCGCTGCCCTTTCCCCCGGACAAGCTCGTCACCGCTGTGCCGGAGTCCAAGACCTGCTTCGTCGACCTCGACCACGGACCGCCCGAGTGGGCGGCCGAGCTGCGGGCGGCGGGGACGACCGTCTTCGCCGATGTCGGCTGGGACGCCACGGGCGTGTGGTCCCCGGCCACCCTCGACAGCCTCGCGATGGTCGACGTCTTCCTGCCCAACGCCGTGGAGGCGATGGCGTACACCCGCACCGACAGCCCCGAGCGGGCCCTCGCGGCGCTGGCCGAGCGGGTGCCGGTGTGCGTGGTGAAGGCCGGCGACCGTGGCGCGATCGCCATCGACAACGTGACCGGTGAGGAGGCGTCGGCGCCGGCCCTGCCGGTCGACGCCCTCGATCCGACCGGCGCCGGTGACGTCTTCGCCGCCGGTTTCGTCTTCGGTTCGCTGGCCGGCTGGCCGCTCGACGAGCGGCTGAAGTTCGCCAACCTGTGCGCGGGCCTGTCGGTGCGTCATTACAGCGGGTCGCTCGGCTCGCCCTGCTGGGGGGAGATCGCCGCCTGGGGCGAAAACCCGGACATCTCCGCCGACGTACTCGCCCAATACGGCTTCCTCGTCCCCTACATTCCGGACGCGGCGATCGACGACCGGGTGCGGGCCAATCCGACCGTCGGTCTCGGTACCCACGTGCCCGACGGCGAGTGA
- a CDS encoding RidA family protein — protein MSVTDRLAELGIALPGVAAPLASYVPAVRAGGLVYTSGQLPMVDGALARSGKVGGEVSAEDAAALARTCALNALAAVDALVGIDNVARVVRVVGYVASDAGFTGQPGVVNGASELLGEVFGDAGRHARSAVGVAELPLGAPVEVELVVEVADRPAVIPA, from the coding sequence ATGAGCGTCACCGACCGGTTGGCCGAGTTGGGCATCGCCCTGCCGGGCGTCGCCGCACCGCTCGCGTCCTACGTGCCGGCGGTGCGCGCGGGCGGCCTCGTCTACACCTCGGGCCAGCTGCCCATGGTCGACGGCGCCCTCGCCCGGTCCGGCAAGGTCGGCGGCGAGGTCAGTGCCGAGGACGCAGCGGCGCTGGCCCGCACCTGCGCGCTCAACGCGTTGGCCGCGGTCGACGCCCTGGTGGGGATCGACAATGTCGCGCGGGTGGTGCGGGTCGTCGGCTACGTCGCCAGCGACGCCGGCTTCACCGGCCAGCCAGGTGTCGTCAACGGGGCCAGTGAGCTGCTCGGCGAGGTCTTCGGTGACGCCGGCCGGCACGCCCGCTCCGCCGTCGGTGTCGCGGAACTGCCGCTCGGTGCCCCGGTCGAGGTCGAGCTGGTCGTGGAGGTCGCCGACCGCCCGGCGGTCATCCCGGCCTGA
- a CDS encoding CHAD domain-containing protein — protein sequence MSDRPVTLVWTTAPSREVDGIARVLGPAYSLLPERRATISRVWLDTFDWRLREAGVDLEHRQGGGRSLTLRDGDGQVTVGRISALRWPALVDDLPAGSLRDRLRAVAGIRALMPVAEARTAVREVAIRNDDAKTVARLTLERSAGDPRGPIRMVIAPLRGYAADTTRIVALLSRVPGIADGARSAYDDAVAAHPLRALDVPTHERGSVSPALAAPAAIAGVLLQFATTIAENVEGVTADVDTEFLHDLRVAVRRTRSVLKLTGDVLPGGLADRFGPEFRRLGDLTTPTRDLDVYLLGLPELARRLRSARPADLAPLADDLRRRRRGALRGLVRALRSARFAQLQADWREALTDPAVSAGPEIDLAELADQRVRRAYRRVRRQGLAIGPASADEELHTLRKRCKELRYLLEIFAPMHDRSQSKYVGRELKRLQDSLGAFQDASVQREATRTFAEQIVAEGSAPAATVLAMGELMAHLDADHESARVESVELIERFDGADVGRRIRALSDRVAG from the coding sequence GTGTCGGACCGACCGGTGACGCTGGTGTGGACGACCGCGCCGTCGCGGGAGGTCGACGGGATCGCGCGCGTCCTCGGCCCGGCGTACTCGCTGCTGCCGGAGCGCCGGGCCACGATCAGCAGGGTCTGGCTCGACACGTTCGACTGGCGGCTGCGGGAGGCCGGCGTCGACCTCGAACACCGGCAGGGCGGCGGGCGGTCGCTGACCCTGCGCGACGGGGACGGTCAGGTCACCGTGGGCCGTATTTCGGCGCTGCGCTGGCCGGCCCTCGTCGACGACCTGCCGGCCGGCTCGCTGCGCGACCGGCTGCGCGCGGTCGCCGGGATCCGCGCGCTGATGCCGGTGGCCGAGGCGCGGACGGCCGTCCGCGAGGTGGCGATCCGCAACGACGACGCGAAGACGGTCGCGCGGCTCACGCTGGAGCGGAGCGCCGGTGACCCCCGGGGCCCGATCCGGATGGTGATCGCCCCGCTACGGGGGTACGCCGCCGACACCACCCGTATCGTGGCACTGCTCTCCCGGGTGCCCGGGATCGCCGACGGGGCGAGGTCGGCGTACGACGACGCGGTGGCGGCGCACCCGCTGCGGGCGCTCGACGTGCCGACCCACGAGCGCGGCTCCGTGTCCCCGGCGCTGGCGGCGCCGGCCGCGATCGCCGGTGTCCTGCTGCAGTTCGCCACGACCATCGCGGAGAACGTCGAGGGGGTGACCGCCGACGTCGACACCGAGTTCCTGCACGATCTGCGGGTCGCCGTACGACGGACCCGGTCCGTCCTCAAGCTGACCGGCGACGTGCTCCCCGGCGGACTCGCCGACCGCTTCGGGCCGGAATTCCGGCGGCTCGGCGACCTGACCACGCCGACCCGCGACCTCGACGTCTACCTGCTGGGCCTGCCGGAGCTGGCCCGTCGGCTGCGGTCGGCCCGACCCGCCGACCTCGCGCCGCTCGCGGACGACCTGCGTCGCCGGCGCCGGGGCGCGCTCCGCGGGCTGGTGCGGGCCCTGCGGTCGGCGCGCTTCGCCCAGCTCCAGGCCGACTGGCGGGAGGCCTTGACCGACCCGGCGGTCAGCGCGGGGCCCGAGATCGACCTGGCGGAACTCGCCGACCAGCGGGTGCGCCGGGCCTACCGGCGGGTGCGCCGCCAGGGCCTGGCGATCGGGCCGGCGTCGGCCGACGAGGAGCTGCACACACTGCGCAAGCGGTGCAAGGAACTGCGCTACCTGCTGGAGATCTTCGCGCCGATGCACGACCGGTCGCAGAGCAAGTACGTCGGGCGGGAGCTGAAGCGGCTGCAGGATTCCCTCGGCGCGTTCCAGGACGCTTCGGTGCAGCGTGAGGCCACCCGGACCTTCGCCGAGCAGATCGTCGCCGAAGGCTCCGCACCGGCCGCGACCGTCCTGGCGATGGGGGAGCTCATGGCGCACCTCGACGCCGACCATGAGTCGGCGCGGGTGGAGTCGGTCGAGTTGATCGAGCGCTTCGACGGCGCCGACGTCGGGCGACGGATCAGGGCCCTGTCTGACAGGGTGGCGGGGTGA
- a CDS encoding AAA family ATPase gives MRVFATYNIKGGVGKTSTAVNLSYLAARAGARTLLWDLDPQAAATYMLRVKPRVKGGGRALVRGSRPLDDAIKATDFDGLDLLPADFSYRNMDIELDGTKKPVRRIRRLLRPVRDEYDVVILDCPPSISLVSENVLHAANTIVVPLIPTTLSVRTLDQLTSFVDGFDGRRPEVRAFFSMVDRRKRLHREIVETLPAERPGIATTVIPAMSLVEQMAVRRAPVPAFAPRSRLAHSYENLWAEVSADGVGAPARLPALDKTH, from the coding sequence GTGAGAGTTTTTGCGACGTACAACATCAAGGGCGGCGTCGGAAAGACGTCCACCGCGGTCAATCTGAGCTACCTGGCCGCCCGCGCCGGTGCCCGCACCCTGCTGTGGGACCTGGATCCGCAGGCCGCGGCGACATACATGTTGCGGGTCAAGCCACGGGTGAAGGGCGGCGGACGCGCCCTGGTCCGGGGGAGCCGGCCGCTCGACGACGCGATCAAGGCCACCGACTTCGACGGCCTCGACCTGCTGCCCGCCGACTTCAGCTACCGCAACATGGACATCGAACTCGACGGCACCAAGAAGCCGGTCCGGCGGATCCGGCGGTTGTTGCGCCCGGTTCGCGACGAGTACGACGTCGTCATCCTCGACTGTCCGCCCAGCATCTCGCTGGTCTCGGAGAACGTCCTGCATGCCGCCAACACCATCGTCGTCCCGCTCATCCCGACCACGCTGTCGGTGCGCACCCTCGACCAACTGACCAGCTTCGTCGACGGCTTCGACGGTCGCCGGCCCGAGGTCCGGGCGTTCTTCTCGATGGTCGACCGGCGCAAGCGGCTGCACCGGGAGATCGTCGAGACCCTGCCCGCGGAGCGCCCGGGCATCGCCACGACCGTCATCCCGGCGATGTCACTGGTCGAGCAGATGGCCGTACGCCGCGCTCCGGTTCCGGCCTTCGCGCCGCGCAGCCGGCTCGCCCACAGCTACGAAAATCTGTGGGCCGAGGTGTCGGCCGACGGTGTCGGGGCTCCGGCGCGGCTGCCGGCGCTGGACAAAACCCACTAG
- a CDS encoding NUDIX hydrolase yields the protein MPPRDAATVALLRDGSRGIEVYLLRRVVGMAFAGGMTVFPGGTVDPDDAVTAAGPSIGWVGPSPAHWAARLSTDEITATALLSAAVRETFEEAGVLLAGRSARSVVDASGPAWLAARDAVERHELSLAALLHREGLVLRTDLLRAWSRWVTPEQEPRRYDARFFVAALPDGLRTDTSTGEAEDAAWLRPADALAETRAGARALLPPTSVTLTELSRYGSVSEALAAADRRSLTPVRPVFEDGAVVLPDGTRLPLPGSSA from the coding sequence ATGCCCCCGCGCGACGCCGCCACCGTGGCGCTGCTCCGGGACGGCTCGCGCGGCATCGAGGTCTACCTGCTCCGGCGGGTCGTCGGCATGGCCTTCGCCGGCGGCATGACCGTCTTTCCCGGCGGCACGGTCGATCCCGACGACGCCGTGACGGCGGCGGGGCCGTCGATCGGCTGGGTCGGGCCGAGCCCCGCGCACTGGGCGGCGCGACTGTCGACCGACGAGATCACCGCCACCGCGCTGCTCAGTGCCGCCGTACGCGAGACGTTCGAGGAGGCCGGCGTGCTGCTGGCCGGCCGGTCCGCCCGATCCGTCGTCGACGCGTCGGGTCCGGCCTGGCTGGCCGCGCGGGATGCGGTCGAGCGGCATGAGCTGTCGCTGGCCGCGCTGCTGCACCGCGAGGGCCTGGTGCTGCGCACCGACCTGCTGCGCGCCTGGAGCCGGTGGGTGACACCCGAGCAGGAGCCCCGGCGCTACGACGCGCGGTTCTTCGTCGCCGCTCTCCCGGACGGTCTCCGGACCGATACCTCCACCGGCGAGGCCGAGGACGCCGCCTGGCTTCGCCCGGCCGATGCGCTGGCCGAGACCAGGGCCGGCGCCCGCGCCCTGCTGCCGCCCACCTCGGTGACCCTCACCGAGCTGAGCCGGTATGGATCCGTGAGCGAGGCGCTGGCCGCTGCCGATCGCCGCTCCCTCACGCCGGTGCGTCCGGTGTTCGAGGACGGCGCGGTCGTCCTCCCCGACGGGACCCGGCTGCCGCTGCCGGGATCGTCGGCGTGA
- a CDS encoding MBL fold metallo-hydrolase: MTGAARHPAYGQVRPVTPYASVVLAPNPSPMTLEGTNSWVLRAPGGRRSVVVDPGPDDPGHLATLAGTGPVALILLTHGHADHAAGAAGLHTLTGAPVRAVDPAHRIDGAGLADGDVVTIDGLDMTVQATPGHTADSVCLVVEDSVLTGDTILGRGTTVVAHPDGRLGDYLDSLRRLAALGPRRVLPGHGPEQPDVAEVAAAYLAHRIERLDQVRAAVEAHPGPVTAREIVDTVYADVDPAVRWAAELSVRAQLDYLASDQPGES, encoded by the coding sequence GTGACCGGCGCAGCCCGGCACCCGGCGTACGGGCAGGTCCGCCCGGTGACCCCCTACGCATCGGTGGTGCTGGCGCCCAACCCGTCCCCGATGACCCTCGAGGGCACCAATTCCTGGGTGTTGCGCGCGCCGGGCGGGCGACGGTCGGTCGTCGTCGATCCCGGCCCGGACGACCCGGGTCACCTCGCCACCCTCGCCGGTACGGGCCCGGTCGCCCTCATCCTGCTGACCCATGGCCACGCCGACCACGCGGCCGGTGCGGCCGGCCTACACACCCTGACCGGGGCGCCGGTCCGTGCGGTCGACCCGGCGCACCGGATCGACGGAGCCGGCCTGGCCGACGGCGACGTCGTGACCATCGACGGGCTCGACATGACCGTGCAGGCGACTCCGGGCCACACCGCCGACTCGGTGTGCCTCGTCGTCGAGGACTCGGTCCTCACCGGCGACACGATCCTGGGGCGGGGCACGACCGTCGTCGCGCACCCGGACGGCCGGCTGGGCGACTATCTGGACTCGCTGCGCCGGCTCGCCGCGCTCGGCCCGCGGCGGGTGCTGCCCGGCCACGGCCCGGAGCAGCCGGACGTCGCCGAGGTCGCCGCGGCCTACCTCGCCCATCGGATTGAGCGGCTTGATCAAGTGCGGGCGGCGGTCGAGGCGCATCCTGGTCCGGTGACCGCCCGCGAGATCGTCGACACCGTCTACGCCGACGTCGATCCCGCGGTGCGGTGGGCCGCCGAGCTCTCGGTGCGGGCCCAGCTCGACTACCTGGCGTCCGACCAGCCGGGCGAGAGCTGA